The proteins below come from a single Chelmon rostratus isolate fCheRos1 chromosome 10, fCheRos1.pri, whole genome shotgun sequence genomic window:
- the fam131c gene encoding protein FAM131C, producing the protein MGACFCKGHKELHRPMTAQQDRTGEGQEGQPSSVQDGQNPSNGSVADKTSGYDIGELATSSLVGLVATIKEHITKPTAMAQGRVAHLIEWKGWGGGGEARGGWNGAWGKGGGGWGGMGAELQEDEQFYSQMTDEIKEARFAAGVAEQFALAEAAMNVWSMNDSFEQPSTSLQATQSHFLSQFLLDAGSVSVPQHLYSIHAQAYGDSRAAHLVDSISPMSSAQQDRDRPFADRSAATAEAAVRHVDSSSLSEDDVFYN; encoded by the exons ATGGGTGCCTGCTTCTGCAAAGGTCACAAAG AGCTCCACCGTCCCATGACAGCTCAGCAGGACCGCACTGGGGAGGGTCAGGAGGGTCAGCCGTCCTCCGTCCAG GATGGTCAGAATCCCTCCAATGGCAGCGTTGCAGATAAAACCAGCGGCTACGACATCGGCGAGCTGGCCACCTCCTCTTTAGTGG gtctggtggccacgATAAAGGAGCATATTACCAAGCCGACGGCGATGGCCCAGGGCCGAGTTGCTCACCTGATTGAGTGGAAGGGTTGGGGTGGAGGCGGCGAGGCCAGGGGAGGTTGGAACGGGGCCTGGGGTAAAGGAGGTGGAGGCTGGGGGGGCATGGGGGCCGAGCTGCAGGAGGATGAACAATTCTACTCCCAAATGACGGACGAGATAAAGGAAGCTCGCTTTGCTgcag GAGTGGCAGAGCAGTTCGCCCTGGCTGAGGCAGCCATGAATGTGTGGTCCATGAACGACAGCTTCGAGCAGCCCTCCACCAGCTTGCAAG CCACACAAAGCCACTTCTTGTCTCAGTTCCTGCTGGACGCCGGGAGCGTCAGTGTTCCCCAGCACCTGTACAGCATCCACGCCCAGGCATACGGTGACAGCAGGGCGGCCCACCTGGTGGACTCCATTTCCCCGATGTCCAGCGCTCAGCAGGACAGAGATCGTCCCTTTGCGGACAGAAGCGCTGCGACTGCAGAGGCTGCCGTCCGACACGTAGACAGCAGCTCGCTCTCAGAGGATGACGTTTTTTATAACTAG